A genomic stretch from Desulfotignum balticum DSM 7044 includes:
- the clpA gene encoding ATP-dependent Clp protease ATP-binding subunit ClpA translates to MISKELSTALGFAVREAKKRRHEYVCVEHVLYAILNHESGSDTIEKCGGNPEQIKQELEKFFDEKLTKIDSQEEYVLQQTIGFQRMIQRAINHARSAEKSEVNLGDILASIFQEKDSHAAFYLESEGITRLDVLRHISHATATDKKSKQTPDPAQKMFKMDDRRTQRQKKKDPLELFTTNLLTKAANNRIDPIIGRENELDRVMQVLCRRRKNNPILVGDPGVGKTAIAEGLALKIHQHEVPALLEDSELFSLDMGALLAGTKYRGDFEQRLKDVITALEEKENALLVIDEIHTVVGAGATSSGSMDASNILKPALSSGDIKCIGTTTYEEYKNHFEKDRAFSRRFEKIEVSEPSVEDTRMILMGLRPYYEEHHGLNYSDQTIEAAAYLSDKYINDRFLPDKAIDVMDETGAYLRLKGAANRKNVTPKDIETIVAKIAKVPVTSVTATDKANLESLPERLSNVIFGQDDAIQILTTAIKRSRAGLAAPDRPVGSFLFTGPTGVGKTEVAKQLAANMGIEFLRFDMSEYMEKHAVSRLIGAPPGYVGFDQGGILTDGIRKHPYCVLLLDEIEKAHMDLYNILLQVMDYATLTDNNGKAADFRNVVIIMTSNAGAREMSANSIGFGAQETTGDTRGLKAVEQTFSPEFRNRLDGIVQFNHLSTATMEKIVDKDMDELKQMLKARQIRVSYSASVRSYLAQKGYDPKFGARPLARLIQVQIKDRLTDEILFGKLTKGGKILIGLKNDQLTFQFKD, encoded by the coding sequence ATGATTAGCAAGGAACTGAGCACTGCCCTCGGGTTTGCCGTAAGGGAAGCCAAAAAAAGACGGCATGAATATGTCTGTGTAGAACATGTTCTTTATGCGATCCTGAACCATGAATCCGGTTCCGATACCATAGAAAAGTGCGGGGGAAATCCTGAACAGATCAAACAGGAACTGGAAAAATTTTTTGATGAAAAACTCACCAAAATCGATTCTCAGGAAGAATATGTGCTTCAGCAGACCATCGGGTTTCAGCGCATGATCCAGCGGGCCATCAACCATGCCCGGTCCGCTGAAAAAAGCGAGGTCAATCTGGGAGACATCCTGGCATCCATTTTTCAGGAAAAAGATTCCCATGCCGCGTTTTATCTGGAATCGGAAGGAATTACCCGTCTGGATGTACTGCGGCATATTTCCCATGCCACGGCAACGGACAAAAAATCCAAACAGACCCCGGACCCGGCCCAGAAAATGTTTAAAATGGATGACCGCAGAACCCAGCGGCAAAAGAAAAAAGACCCGTTGGAGCTGTTTACCACCAATCTGCTGACCAAAGCGGCAAACAACCGGATCGACCCGATCATCGGCCGGGAAAATGAACTGGACCGGGTGATGCAGGTGCTGTGCCGCCGCCGGAAAAACAATCCCATTTTAGTGGGAGATCCCGGGGTGGGGAAAACCGCTATTGCTGAAGGCCTGGCTTTAAAAATCCATCAGCATGAAGTGCCGGCCCTGCTCGAAGACAGTGAATTGTTTTCCCTGGATATGGGGGCGTTGCTGGCCGGTACCAAATACAGAGGTGATTTTGAACAGCGGCTCAAAGATGTGATCACTGCCCTGGAAGAAAAAGAAAACGCCTTGCTGGTTATCGACGAAATCCATACTGTGGTGGGGGCGGGTGCCACCAGTTCCGGTTCCATGGATGCCTCCAATATCCTGAAACCGGCCCTTTCTTCCGGGGATATCAAGTGTATCGGTACCACCACCTATGAGGAATACAAAAACCATTTTGAAAAAGACCGGGCCTTTTCCCGGCGGTTTGAAAAAATAGAAGTGTCCGAACCCAGTGTGGAAGATACCCGCATGATTCTCATGGGATTGCGGCCCTACTATGAAGAACACCATGGCCTGAACTATTCAGATCAGACCATTGAAGCGGCCGCATATCTGTCTGATAAATATATCAATGACCGGTTTCTGCCGGACAAGGCCATTGATGTGATGGATGAGACCGGGGCATATCTGCGCCTCAAAGGGGCCGCCAACCGCAAAAATGTTACACCCAAAGACATTGAAACCATAGTGGCCAAAATCGCCAAAGTGCCGGTGACATCTGTGACCGCCACAGACAAGGCCAATCTGGAATCATTGCCGGAACGGCTCTCCAATGTGATTTTCGGACAAGACGATGCCATTCAAATCCTGACCACCGCCATCAAGCGGTCCCGGGCCGGGCTGGCCGCACCGGACCGGCCTGTGGGTTCGTTTTTGTTCACAGGACCCACAGGGGTGGGCAAAACCGAAGTGGCCAAACAGCTGGCCGCCAACATGGGGATCGAATTTCTGCGGTTTGACATGAGTGAATATATGGAGAAACACGCCGTGTCCCGATTGATCGGTGCTCCGCCGGGGTATGTGGGATTTGATCAGGGCGGCATTCTCACCGACGGCATCCGCAAACATCCCTATTGTGTCCTGCTGCTGGATGAAATCGAAAAAGCACATATGGATCTGTACAATATCCTGCTTCAGGTGATGGATTATGCCACGCTGACGGACAATAACGGCAAAGCGGCGGATTTCCGCAACGTGGTCATTATTATGACTTCCAACGCCGGGGCCAGGGAGATGAGTGCCAACAGCATCGGATTCGGTGCTCAGGAAACCACCGGTGACACCCGGGGATTGAAGGCCGTGGAACAGACGTTCAGTCCTGAATTCCGCAACCGGCTGGACGGCATTGTTCAGTTCAACCACCTGTCCACAGCCACCATGGAAAAAATTGTGGACAAAGACATGGATGAGCTTAAACAGATGCTCAAGGCGCGGCAGATCCGCGTGAGCTATTCCGCTTCGGTGCGGTCTTACCTGGCCCAAAAAGGCTATGATCCCAAATTCGGAGCACGGCCCCTGGCCCGCCTGATTCAGGTGCAGATCAAAGACCGGCTCACGGATGAAATTCTGTTCGGCAAACTGACAAAAGGCGGTAAAATTCTGATTGGACTGAAAAATGATCAATTGACATTTCAGTTTAAAGACTGA